Proteins from one Bacteroides zhangwenhongii genomic window:
- a CDS encoding hybrid sensor histidine kinase/response regulator transcription factor, which produces MREQRLSKIHFFILLSLFGFVFPLRSQEYKFRTLGVEDGLSQITVSDICQDEKSRIWIATLDGLNCFDGNHIKVFNHFHNDSISYGNLYVTQMVEDGQGSLFLLASTGLFQFDLETEKYYILPVTSPSTLAKGKTGVWIAEGGKLFLYNKNTRLLKPMYADLQLPDSGPTMVEGSEGSLWIALKEGGVMRVDTCGSMSLHLPGIKVMKLIKSNDQNIWIGSQDQGVFCFSPQGTIIHHYEYNDKSVYTVRDDMARALCQDLEGNIWVGYRSGLSKIEVATGKIFHYQADPNRVGAMSNRSVTSLYTDKQGTVWVGTYWGGVNFFSPEYQHFVHYHASDTGLSFPVVGAMAEDKAGNIWICTEGGGLDLYQPEQGKFKHFNAHTGYHFSTDYLKDVVFDEANNCLWIAADFTNKVNCFHLNNYRNDIYNLEPLGEESVGEALFALADTPRKLYVGTTSAIVSLDKQTLKSEVLFHQKELFTHNYNTLLLDSKNRLWFAADDGCVAYVIDEKRFETYRISLKKRVRSQKELVNVIYEDRKGNIWVGTHGNGLFLLDKKERLFRLHTPESVLSGENIRVLGETPSGNLLIGTGHGLSMLEQKEGKVINFNSKTGFPLTLVNRKSMHVSRNHDIYMGGATGLVTIRESSLYYPPKIYDLELAHLYVNNKEITTGDQTGILNKSFAYTGRIKLNYLQNVFSIGFSTDNFLHIGGGEVEYRLMGYNDEWSENRLGNDITYTNISPGDYVFEIRLKNFPEVIRSLDITITPPFYATWWAYTIYVCVILTILFFIVREYRIRLFLKTSLDFELREKQYIEEMNQSKLRFFTNISHEIRTPITLILGQVDLLLNSGKLSTYAYSKLLNIHKNAGNLKSLITELLDFRKQEQGLLKLKVSQFDLYSLLKEHYVLFKELAANRNISFVLHVDCEQCLVWGDRMQIQKVVNNLLSNAFKYTSDGGTIRMELADGTEECMFSVSDNGAGISEEDYVKIFERFYQVENIGQYGGTGIGLALSQGIVKAHQGDITVESQLGKGSCFKVTLKKGDAHFDSSVARIEPEQDKEYIYYSEDKELLVKEVQSAQSESGTTDCKLLVIDDNEEIRNILVDIFSPLYTVETASDGKEGYEKVKVMQPDLVISDIMMPGMPGTELCAKIKNNIETCHIPVVLLTALSAPERELEGLRIGADIYVVKPFNMRRLVMQCNNLINTRRLLQNKYAHQLDSKAEKIATNELDQKFIEQATQVVEDNMENPEFSVDAFSREMGVGRTALFQKIKGITGSTPNNFIMNLRLKKAAYFLLNAPEMNISDIAYRLGFGNPQYFNKCFKELFDIAPTQYRKSHDAPSDPSVK; this is translated from the coding sequence ATGCGCGAACAAAGACTATCTAAGATCCATTTTTTTATTCTGCTATCTCTTTTTGGATTTGTATTTCCACTCCGGTCACAGGAATACAAGTTCAGAACATTGGGTGTGGAAGATGGATTGTCGCAAATAACGGTGAGCGATATTTGCCAGGATGAGAAATCGCGTATATGGATTGCCACTCTGGACGGGCTGAATTGTTTCGATGGCAATCACATCAAAGTCTTCAACCACTTTCATAACGACTCTATCAGTTATGGTAATTTATATGTGACTCAAATGGTGGAAGACGGTCAGGGAAGTCTTTTCCTGTTGGCCTCTACCGGACTTTTCCAGTTCGACCTTGAAACAGAAAAATATTATATTCTTCCGGTGACTTCTCCCTCCACTCTTGCCAAAGGAAAAACGGGAGTGTGGATTGCAGAAGGAGGGAAACTGTTCTTATACAATAAGAATACCCGCCTCTTGAAACCGATGTATGCCGATTTGCAGCTGCCGGATAGTGGCCCGACGATGGTGGAAGGTTCCGAAGGAAGTCTCTGGATTGCTTTGAAAGAGGGCGGGGTGATGCGTGTAGATACTTGCGGATCGATGTCACTTCACTTGCCCGGAATTAAAGTGATGAAACTGATAAAAAGTAACGACCAGAATATTTGGATCGGTTCGCAGGATCAGGGTGTTTTCTGTTTTTCACCTCAAGGTACGATCATACATCACTATGAATATAATGACAAGAGTGTTTACACGGTTCGGGATGATATGGCGAGAGCGTTATGTCAGGATCTGGAAGGGAATATATGGGTAGGCTACAGAAGTGGATTGAGTAAGATTGAAGTGGCTACCGGGAAAATATTCCATTATCAGGCTGATCCTAACCGGGTGGGTGCTATGTCCAATCGTTCGGTGACGTCTCTTTATACGGACAAACAAGGAACTGTTTGGGTGGGGACTTATTGGGGAGGGGTAAACTTCTTCTCTCCGGAATATCAGCATTTTGTGCATTATCATGCTTCGGACACCGGATTGTCTTTTCCGGTGGTCGGTGCTATGGCAGAAGATAAAGCCGGGAATATCTGGATTTGTACGGAAGGAGGGGGATTAGATTTATATCAACCGGAACAGGGAAAGTTCAAGCATTTTAATGCGCATACGGGATATCATTTCAGTACGGACTACCTGAAAGATGTTGTTTTTGATGAGGCTAATAATTGCTTATGGATTGCAGCCGACTTTACCAATAAGGTGAATTGTTTTCATCTTAATAACTATCGGAATGATATCTATAATCTCGAACCGCTTGGAGAAGAAAGTGTAGGAGAAGCCCTGTTTGCCTTGGCGGATACTCCTCGTAAATTGTATGTCGGGACAACATCCGCTATTGTGAGTTTGGATAAACAGACCTTGAAATCCGAGGTGTTGTTTCACCAGAAGGAACTGTTTACACATAATTATAACACCCTATTGCTTGATTCGAAAAACAGATTATGGTTTGCTGCCGACGATGGTTGTGTAGCCTATGTGATTGATGAAAAGCGGTTTGAAACCTATAGGATAAGTCTGAAGAAACGGGTCAGATCTCAAAAAGAGTTGGTCAATGTTATCTATGAAGATCGAAAGGGAAATATTTGGGTCGGGACACATGGCAACGGACTTTTCTTGCTGGATAAGAAAGAACGTTTGTTTCGTTTACATACTCCTGAAAGTGTGTTGTCGGGAGAAAATATCAGGGTACTGGGGGAAACCCCTTCTGGGAATTTATTGATTGGTACCGGGCATGGATTGTCAATGCTGGAACAGAAAGAGGGGAAAGTGATAAACTTCAATTCTAAAACCGGATTCCCGCTGACTCTTGTGAACCGGAAATCCATGCATGTATCCCGCAACCATGATATTTATATGGGAGGAGCTACCGGATTGGTAACCATTCGTGAAAGTAGTCTGTATTATCCTCCGAAAATATACGATCTGGAGTTGGCTCATTTGTATGTCAACAACAAAGAGATAACAACAGGCGATCAAACCGGTATTTTAAATAAATCCTTTGCCTATACCGGACGGATCAAATTGAATTACTTGCAAAATGTGTTTTCTATCGGTTTTTCAACAGATAATTTTCTGCATATAGGCGGTGGTGAGGTAGAATATCGGTTAATGGGGTATAATGATGAATGGAGCGAGAACCGTCTGGGAAATGACATTACTTATACAAATATCTCTCCGGGTGATTATGTCTTTGAGATCAGGCTGAAGAACTTCCCGGAAGTAATCAGATCGCTGGATATAACGATTACGCCACCTTTCTATGCTACTTGGTGGGCCTATACTATTTATGTATGCGTGATTCTGACTATTCTATTCTTCATTGTGAGAGAATATAGAATCCGTCTGTTCCTGAAAACTTCATTGGATTTTGAACTTCGCGAGAAGCAATACATTGAAGAGATGAATCAATCCAAACTTCGTTTCTTCACGAATATCTCGCATGAAATCAGAACTCCGATCACTCTTATCCTGGGGCAGGTTGATCTGTTGCTGAATTCCGGCAAATTGTCTACCTATGCTTATTCAAAACTGCTGAATATACATAAAAATGCAGGTAACCTGAAATCATTGATTACGGAGTTGCTTGATTTTCGGAAACAGGAGCAGGGACTTTTGAAACTGAAAGTTTCTCAATTTGACTTATATTCTTTGCTCAAAGAGCATTATGTATTGTTTAAGGAGTTGGCTGCTAATAGGAATATTTCGTTTGTTTTGCATGTCGACTGCGAGCAATGCCTCGTGTGGGGAGACCGGATGCAAATACAGAAGGTGGTTAATAACTTGCTGTCTAATGCTTTTAAATATACTTCAGACGGTGGAACTATCCGTATGGAATTGGCTGATGGAACGGAGGAATGTATGTTTTCCGTTTCCGATAATGGTGCGGGAATATCCGAGGAAGACTATGTTAAGATATTCGAGCGGTTCTATCAGGTTGAGAATATAGGACAGTATGGAGGAACAGGTATCGGACTGGCTTTGAGTCAGGGTATTGTGAAAGCTCATCAGGGGGATATAACAGTAGAAAGTCAGTTGGGAAAAGGTTCTTGTTTTAAGGTCACTCTGAAAAAAGGGGATGCTCACTTTGACTCTTCTGTGGCCCGGATTGAACCGGAGCAGGATAAGGAATATATTTATTATTCGGAAGACAAAGAACTGCTGGTTAAAGAGGTGCAGTCAGCCCAAAGTGAAAGCGGGACTACTGACTGTAAATTACTGGTGATCGATGATAATGAAGAGATCAGAAATATCCTTGTGGATATCTTCTCTCCGTTGTATACGGTTGAAACTGCAAGTGATGGCAAGGAAGGGTACGAGAAAGTAAAGGTAATGCAACCCGACCTGGTTATTTCGGATATCATGATGCCCGGAATGCCCGGAACAGAGTTATGTGCCAAGATCAAGAACAATATAGAAACCTGCCATATACCTGTCGTTCTTCTGACTGCCCTTAGTGCTCCCGAACGTGAGTTGGAAGGATTGAGAATTGGAGCGGATATTTATGTGGTGAAGCCATTTAATATGCGGCGGCTGGTGATGCAATGCAATAATCTGATTAATACCCGCAGACTTTTACAGAATAAATATGCCCATCAACTGGATAGCAAGGCGGAGAAGATTGCAACAAATGAACTCGACCAGAAGTTTATCGAACAAGCTACTCAAGTGGTGGAAGATAATATGGAAAATCCCGAATTCAGTGTAGATGCTTTCTCACGGGAGATGGGAGTAGGACGTACCGCCTTATTCCAGAAGATAAAAGGTATTACGGGAAGTACGCCAAATAATTTTATCATGAACCTTCGTTTGAAAAAAGCAGCATATTTTCTACTGAATGCTCCGGAGATGAACATTTCGGATATTGCTTACCGGTTAGGATTTGGAAATCCTCAATACTTCAACAAATGCTTTAAAGAACTTTTTGATATTGCTCCTACACAGTATAGGAAATCTCATGATGCCCCTTCCGATCCCTCTGTAAAGTGA
- a CDS encoding SusC/RagA family TonB-linked outer membrane protein: MKNVQNRTKARWLQSLLLISLSLFSFVSPTYAQGGFTVKGVVVDKTGFPLPGANVMEKGTSNGAITDLDGNFSLTVSKKGVTLTVSFMGYTTKDVVVKDKTMNITLEENSKLLDEVVVVGYGTMKKRDVTGAITSISSEAIEQKMATNVFEALQGTTAGVQVVSGSGQPGESSSIKIRGTSTFSAEGVTPLYIVDGVPLESIDGINTNDITSMEILKDAASAAIYGSRSANGVIIITTKSGQEGKARIDIKYNHSWGTLSHKVPQANRAERLLYDQYRKEYFETYGGGNANESIDILDDPLNSFFNVDNDYLDMITTTAQKDQVDISVGGGTKKLKYFINTGYYNEKGIISNTGFQRLNTRINSDYSPTDWMNMGSRISLTYSKKKGLNEGTLLSAVLTRRPYFNTYYPDGSLVGVFNGQKNPIAQINYTTDFTDSYKANFFQFFEIKFNKYLKFRANINANFYLDKRKKLEPSLITDEWQKQNKGYSYNYLNWNWMNEDILTYARKIKDHNFTAMVGISAQQWRYENETFVGINSSTDFIYTMNAFAANLDLSSTGSTLSNHSMASVFARVTYDYKGRYLLNAIMRRDGSSRFAKENKWGNFPSVSVGWRFSDEKFMKFSKKFLEDGKIRASFGITGNEAIGNYDYIYSYSPNSIYDGVGGVIPTRIGKDNLKWEETKQFNLGLDLNFWNSRLTITADYYDKYTDGLLANYQLPKESGFAYMKTNVGEMSNRGFEIAVTGDIIRTKDWKWNASFNISRNINRIEKLSEGKAYMEGDIWWMQEGGRVGDFYGFKSAGIFAYDESNAFTDKWEQLTPVFENGVFQYKYLLNGKEYTGDIRQKTLPNGKPFRGGDYNWEEPEGTRDGVIDDNDRMVIGNAMPDVTGGLNTTVTWKNLSLYLGFYYSLGGQIYNAAEHNRNMFKYTGTTPSPEVIHNMWLHPGDQAIYPRPYNDDYNNARMGNSFYLEDASFIRLQNIRVAYDLPENWIKKLMLKNINIYAFVNNALTWTNYSGFDPEFSTNNPLQVGKDSYRYPRKREYGIGFSANF, encoded by the coding sequence ATGAAAAATGTACAGAACAGGACAAAAGCACGGTGGCTTCAGTCGCTTCTTTTGATTTCCTTGAGTCTCTTTTCCTTTGTCAGTCCGACTTATGCTCAAGGCGGATTTACGGTGAAAGGAGTGGTGGTGGATAAAACCGGATTTCCTTTACCTGGTGCCAATGTGATGGAAAAAGGCACGTCTAATGGAGCTATTACAGATCTGGATGGAAATTTCTCATTGACAGTTTCTAAGAAAGGGGTCACTTTAACCGTATCGTTTATGGGATACACTACTAAAGATGTAGTGGTGAAAGATAAAACGATGAATATAACACTTGAAGAAAATTCCAAATTACTGGATGAGGTAGTTGTAGTAGGTTACGGTACGATGAAGAAGCGTGATGTGACGGGAGCTATTACTTCTATTTCAAGTGAGGCCATCGAACAGAAAATGGCGACTAATGTATTTGAGGCATTGCAGGGTACCACTGCCGGTGTGCAGGTTGTATCCGGTTCAGGGCAGCCCGGTGAATCTTCATCCATTAAGATTCGTGGTACATCTACTTTCTCTGCCGAAGGAGTCACTCCTCTTTATATTGTAGACGGTGTGCCTTTGGAGAGTATCGATGGTATCAATACCAATGATATTACTTCTATGGAAATATTGAAGGATGCCGCTTCCGCAGCTATTTACGGTTCCCGTTCAGCAAACGGTGTGATCATTATCACGACTAAAAGCGGTCAGGAAGGTAAAGCACGTATTGATATAAAGTATAATCACTCATGGGGCACATTGTCTCATAAAGTGCCGCAGGCTAATCGTGCGGAACGTTTGCTGTACGACCAGTACCGTAAAGAGTATTTTGAAACGTATGGTGGAGGTAATGCGAATGAAAGTATAGATATTCTTGATGATCCTTTGAACTCATTCTTCAATGTAGATAATGATTATCTGGACATGATCACGACTACTGCCCAAAAGGACCAAGTAGATATCAGTGTAGGTGGCGGTACAAAGAAATTGAAATATTTCATCAATACCGGTTACTATAATGAGAAAGGTATTATTTCGAATACCGGCTTCCAAAGACTGAACACCCGTATCAACTCAGATTATTCACCGACAGACTGGATGAATATGGGTAGCCGTATTTCTTTGACTTATTCTAAAAAGAAAGGTCTGAATGAAGGTACTTTATTGAGTGCAGTATTGACTCGTCGTCCTTATTTCAATACTTATTATCCGGATGGTTCTTTGGTCGGGGTATTTAATGGTCAGAAGAACCCCATCGCACAAATTAATTATACTACTGACTTTACTGATTCTTATAAGGCTAACTTCTTCCAGTTCTTTGAAATCAAATTCAACAAATATCTGAAGTTCAGAGCTAATATTAATGCTAACTTCTATTTGGACAAACGAAAAAAACTGGAACCGAGTCTTATTACTGATGAATGGCAGAAACAGAATAAAGGTTATTCTTATAATTACCTGAACTGGAACTGGATGAATGAAGACATCCTTACTTATGCGCGCAAAATAAAAGATCATAATTTTACGGCTATGGTAGGTATCAGTGCTCAGCAATGGCGTTATGAAAACGAGACATTTGTGGGGATAAACTCGTCTACAGATTTTATCTATACAATGAATGCTTTTGCCGCAAACCTGGATTTGTCATCTACAGGTTCAACATTAAGTAATCACTCTATGGCTTCCGTTTTTGCTCGCGTGACTTATGATTATAAAGGAAGATACCTGCTCAATGCCATTATGCGGCGTGATGGTTCTTCTCGTTTTGCCAAAGAAAACAAATGGGGTAATTTCCCTTCCGTATCTGTGGGATGGCGTTTCTCGGACGAGAAGTTTATGAAATTCTCGAAGAAGTTTCTCGAAGATGGCAAGATCCGCGCAAGTTTCGGTATTACAGGTAACGAAGCGATTGGAAACTATGACTATATCTACTCTTATTCTCCGAATTCTATCTACGATGGAGTGGGAGGGGTTATTCCTACCCGCATCGGCAAGGACAATCTGAAATGGGAGGAAACTAAACAGTTCAACCTTGGTTTGGACTTGAATTTTTGGAATAGCCGTTTGACAATCACTGCCGATTACTATGATAAATATACAGACGGTTTGCTGGCAAACTACCAATTGCCTAAAGAGTCCGGTTTTGCATATATGAAGACCAATGTCGGTGAAATGAGTAACCGCGGTTTTGAAATAGCCGTTACCGGTGATATTATTCGTACGAAAGATTGGAAGTGGAATGCTTCTTTCAATATCTCCAGAAACATCAACCGTATTGAAAAATTGTCTGAAGGTAAGGCGTATATGGAAGGTGATATCTGGTGGATGCAGGAAGGTGGTCGTGTGGGTGACTTCTATGGATTCAAAAGTGCAGGTATCTTTGCATACGATGAATCGAATGCTTTCACTGATAAATGGGAACAACTGACTCCGGTATTTGAAAATGGCGTATTCCAATATAAATATTTGTTGAATGGAAAGGAATATACAGGTGATATTCGCCAGAAAACGTTACCGAATGGCAAACCGTTCCGTGGAGGAGATTACAACTGGGAGGAACCGGAAGGAACCCGTGACGGTGTGATTGATGATAATGACCGTATGGTGATTGGTAATGCCATGCCTGATGTAACGGGTGGTTTGAATACAACCGTGACTTGGAAAAACTTAAGCCTGTATCTGGGATTCTATTATTCATTGGGAGGACAGATTTATAATGCGGCCGAACATAATCGTAATATGTTCAAATACACCGGAACCACTCCTTCGCCGGAAGTCATCCATAATATGTGGTTACATCCGGGTGATCAGGCTATCTACCCGCGTCCATATAATGATGATTATAACAATGCACGTATGGGTAATTCGTTCTACTTGGAAGACGCTTCATTTATTCGTTTACAGAACATACGTGTGGCCTACGATCTTCCTGAAAATTGGATAAAGAAGCTGATGCTGAAGAATATAAATATCTACGCTTTTGTAAACAATGCGTTGACATGGACCAACTATTCGGGATTCGATCCTGAATTCTCTACCAACAATCCTCTGCAAGTCGGTAAAGACTCTTACCGCTATCCGAGAAAGAGGGAATATGGTATTGGCTTTTCTGCAAACTTTTAA
- a CDS encoding alginate lyase family protein — protein sequence MKNKVLVLIFCMGVCLPYKIYSHDWLPSDSLFFSSLRLDIPDMLNVRNSVEKGDYSAAKFLLLQYKRLAGGGKWFMEPFVAERLSDETDIAADSVCMHYIYDDINLKRPYVEGRVYMGEHFDWLFNPRESGDPNYTVEWTYSCVSRINFLNKLVVAYKKTGNEKYLEKWRWFMYDFAKDNPLTVKPIWRTLDTAIRIRTWLNTYLTFRNSARFTAEDNTLYLKLIYEHAEHLKNTLLRDFERTGNHVTTECAALFTMGCVFQEFAKAEEWRTVAMNRYVDEIKKVVPPDGLQAELSPSYHYGVVATYKQLYDIAKINDIRLPESFTSRLLDMYRAPVLLMDQWGDHVRTNDSSLKKIKEISKEGLKIGYDPVLAWVVSDGKEGEELPSTTFLNYAGFYMMRSGWRDNGMFLFFRGGPQGIGHVEQEKLQIVLKAWGKTLLFDPGKYPYDQSDWRRFSINTPSHNTIIVDGKWQYRKKVIPEKFSPVDNLFCTTPLFDYVSSSYTDGYVTNVYNPKKSYQPQIWMNDRDTTVTHTRNVLYLKPYYALIIDQLEGSGEHVFDAHFHLDAPTAALNSDGHYVHSVRNDSVQIGIYAIDKENLQTEIIQGQDTPLLGWYPIEHRAIPTVRFRKKQETPASFATFLYPYKNVSPMFSTENIDVRSEYMIWGQRIFTDEETAEVVLDKRNNLSAFSFQSVLIGNLDIVGKGVVIRQSKVYADLVSVGIWGASDYQDKMFAFRFPDLTDVVLQQNGDSIIAFNAGEKESRMLIRKPFKKEVILEPGEWVVISEAKEEKNVQPLMFPLFNERK from the coding sequence TTTTAGTTCACTCAGACTTGATATCCCGGATATGCTGAATGTGAGGAACAGTGTGGAAAAAGGCGACTATTCGGCAGCTAAATTTCTTTTGCTTCAATATAAAAGGTTGGCTGGTGGTGGAAAATGGTTCATGGAACCATTTGTAGCTGAGCGACTATCAGACGAAACAGATATTGCAGCTGATAGTGTTTGTATGCATTATATTTATGATGATATAAATTTGAAACGACCTTATGTAGAGGGAAGGGTATATATGGGAGAACATTTCGACTGGCTATTTAATCCTAGGGAAAGCGGTGACCCCAATTATACTGTTGAATGGACTTATAGTTGTGTTTCGCGAATCAATTTTTTAAATAAACTTGTAGTAGCATATAAAAAGACAGGAAACGAAAAGTATCTGGAGAAGTGGAGGTGGTTTATGTATGACTTTGCGAAAGATAATCCTTTGACAGTGAAACCTATTTGGAGAACTTTAGATACAGCAATAAGAATACGGACATGGCTTAATACATATTTGACTTTTAGGAATTCTGCACGATTTACTGCAGAAGACAATACGCTTTATTTAAAGTTGATTTATGAACATGCAGAGCATCTTAAAAATACACTGTTAAGGGATTTTGAGCGTACGGGAAATCACGTGACGACAGAGTGTGCGGCATTATTTACCATGGGTTGTGTATTTCAGGAATTTGCAAAAGCAGAAGAATGGCGTACAGTCGCAATGAATAGGTATGTGGATGAAATAAAGAAAGTTGTGCCTCCTGACGGGTTGCAGGCCGAATTATCGCCTAGTTATCACTATGGGGTGGTAGCTACCTATAAACAATTGTATGATATTGCAAAAATAAATGATATCAGATTACCGGAGTCATTTACATCCAGATTGTTGGATATGTATCGGGCGCCAGTCTTACTTATGGATCAATGGGGAGACCATGTGAGGACTAACGATTCAAGTTTGAAAAAGATTAAAGAGATATCAAAAGAAGGGTTGAAGATTGGTTATGATCCGGTATTGGCATGGGTAGTATCGGATGGGAAAGAAGGTGAGGAATTACCTAGTACGACATTTTTGAATTATGCGGGATTTTATATGATGAGAAGTGGATGGAGGGACAATGGTATGTTTTTATTCTTCAGAGGGGGACCGCAGGGAATTGGTCATGTCGAACAGGAAAAACTTCAGATAGTATTGAAGGCGTGGGGGAAAACATTATTATTTGATCCGGGCAAATATCCTTATGATCAGTCCGACTGGAGGCGTTTTTCAATTAATACTCCTTCGCACAATACTATCATAGTAGATGGAAAATGGCAATACCGAAAGAAGGTGATACCTGAAAAATTCTCTCCGGTAGATAATCTTTTTTGTACGACGCCTTTGTTTGATTACGTTTCCTCCAGTTATACCGACGGATATGTGACTAATGTATATAACCCGAAGAAAAGTTACCAGCCTCAAATATGGATGAATGATCGGGACACAACAGTGACACATACTCGGAATGTCTTGTATCTTAAACCTTATTATGCTTTGATTATTGACCAGCTCGAAGGTAGTGGAGAACATGTATTTGATGCACATTTTCATCTTGATGCACCGACAGCTGCATTAAATTCTGATGGTCATTACGTGCATAGTGTGCGAAATGATAGCGTACAAATAGGTATATATGCAATAGATAAAGAGAATTTGCAAACGGAAATAATTCAAGGGCAGGATACGCCTTTATTAGGCTGGTATCCAATAGAACACCGTGCTATCCCAACTGTACGTTTTCGTAAAAAACAGGAAACTCCGGCGTCTTTTGCTACGTTCTTATATCCGTATAAAAATGTAAGTCCAATGTTTAGTACGGAAAATATAGATGTTAGGTCAGAATATATGATTTGGGGACAACGGATTTTTACAGACGAAGAAACGGCTGAGGTAGTATTAGATAAAAGGAATAATCTGTCTGCATTCAGTTTCCAATCAGTTTTGATCGGTAATCTTGATATAGTTGGTAAAGGCGTAGTTATTAGGCAAAGTAAAGTGTATGCAGATTTGGTAAGTGTAGGAATATGGGGTGCTTCAGACTATCAAGATAAGATGTTTGCTTTTCGTTTCCCTGACTTGACAGATGTTGTCTTACAACAAAACGGTGATTCAATCATTGCATTTAATGCAGGAGAAAAAGAATCTAGGATGCTGATTCGTAAGCCGTTCAAAAAAGAAGTTATACTAGAGCCAGGAGAATGGGTTGTGATTTCGGAGGCAAAAGAAGAAAAAAACGTGCAGCCTTTGATGTTTCCATTGTTTAACGAACGAAAATAA
- a CDS encoding glycoside hydrolase family 88 protein: protein MKIKLAIIILAFFSIGWEAKSQDIVKKNFELAEIQYQAMLKKAMDITCFPRTVKQDKLWCVPAEDWTSGFWPGILWYMYEYTKNNRWKDEAMKWTHSLKDIQFFVGHHDVGFMMYCSYGNGFRLTANPKYIPILVQSAKSLCKRYSYNVGCIQSWNARKSIGRKNTWEYPVIIDNMMNLELLFWATQATNDSVYWDIAVSHAEKTMKNQIRSDFSSYHVVNYAPDTGEILHRQTAQGYADSSTWARGQAWGIYSFTMVYRYTKDERFLQTAINMADFFLNHKNLPNDCIPYWDFNAGEKGFNPDFEYVSSDYKVIPRDVSAACIVASALFELCGYVSDINKKQTYYDMGIRILNNLSNNYYRAKEKENHGFLLKHSVGNLPGNNEVDVPLIYADYYFLEALIRYSKFRK from the coding sequence ATGAAAATAAAACTAGCAATTATAATTTTGGCTTTTTTTTCCATTGGATGGGAGGCTAAAAGTCAGGATATTGTAAAAAAGAACTTTGAATTAGCAGAGATTCAATATCAAGCTATGCTCAAGAAAGCTATGGATATAACCTGTTTTCCTCGTACGGTGAAACAAGATAAATTATGGTGTGTACCGGCTGAGGACTGGACATCCGGTTTTTGGCCGGGCATTTTGTGGTATATGTATGAGTATACAAAGAACAATCGTTGGAAAGATGAAGCAATGAAATGGACTCATAGTCTGAAAGATATTCAGTTTTTCGTTGGTCATCACGATGTTGGATTTATGATGTATTGCAGTTATGGTAATGGTTTTCGTTTGACTGCTAATCCGAAATATATTCCCATACTTGTTCAATCTGCCAAGTCTTTATGCAAGCGATACTCGTATAATGTGGGATGTATTCAATCGTGGAATGCAAGAAAGTCGATTGGGAGGAAAAATACTTGGGAGTATCCTGTAATAATTGATAATATGATGAATTTGGAGTTGCTGTTCTGGGCAACTCAGGCTACAAATGACTCTGTTTATTGGGATATTGCGGTAAGTCACGCTGAGAAAACGATGAAAAATCAGATTCGATCAGACTTTAGTTCCTATCATGTAGTAAATTATGCTCCTGACACTGGGGAAATATTACATAGGCAGACTGCTCAAGGCTATGCTGATAGTTCTACATGGGCTCGTGGGCAGGCATGGGGAATTTATTCGTTTACGATGGTTTATAGATATACCAAAGATGAGCGTTTTCTGCAGACAGCCATAAATATGGCCGATTTTTTTCTGAATCATAAGAATCTGCCTAATGATTGCATTCCATATTGGGATTTTAATGCTGGCGAAAAAGGTTTTAATCCTGATTTTGAATATGTTTCCTCGGATTATAAAGTGATTCCTCGCGATGTTTCAGCGGCTTGTATTGTGGCTTCTGCTTTATTTGAATTGTGTGGCTATGTTTCAGATATAAATAAGAAACAAACTTATTATGATATGGGTATAAGAATATTGAATAATCTAAGTAATAATTATTATAGGGCGAAAGAAAAAGAAAACCATGGTTTTCTTTTAAAACATAGTGTAGGCAATCTTCCTGGAAATAATGAAGTAGATGTTCCATTGATATATGCGGATTATTATTTCTTGGAAGCATTAATCAGATATTCAAAGTTTCGCAAGTAG